In the Oncorhynchus keta strain PuntledgeMale-10-30-2019 chromosome 14, Oket_V2, whole genome shotgun sequence genome, one interval contains:
- the LOC118393746 gene encoding UPF0547 protein C16orf87 homolog has product MYCINKFYGVEVGFFQRNHRIRKQNMSVNKAKKVKMATKSCPECDQQIPVACKSCPCGYVFISRKLLNAKLNERSSPAIDKLDAKRRRTERIRREKINSPSTNDMENRRRCRSNSQSDQIRRGRGRPKTVGLKKQEEEKEKFEKEVDIYANLSDEKAFVFSVALAEINRKILGQRLIL; this is encoded by the exons ATGTATTGCATAAATAAGTTTTACGGCGTTGAAGTAGGCTTTTTTCAAAGGAATCATCGGATAAGGAAACAGAATATGTCGGTAAACAAAGCTAAGAAAGTAAAAATGGCTACCAAATCATGCCCTGAGTGCGACCAACAG ATTCCAGTTGCTTGCAAGTCTTGTCCCTGTGGCTATGTATTCATTAGTCGCAAGCTTCTAAATGCCAAACTGAATGAGAGATCATCACCAGCAATAG ACAAGTTGGATGCAAAGAGGAGGAGAACTGAAAGAATTCGCAGAGAGAAGATCAACTCTCCATCAACCAATGACATGGAGAACAGAAGGCGATGCCGTTCCAACAGCCAATCGGATCAGATCCGGAGAGGGCGGGGCAGGCCAAAGACAGTTGGGCTGaagaagcaggaggaggagaaag AAAAATTTGAGAAAGAAGTTGATATCTATGCCAACCTCTCAGATGAGAAAGCGTTTGTGTTTTCGGTGGCATTGGCCGAGATCAACCGAAAGATCCTGGGCCAAAGACTGATCTTATAG